From the genome of Streptomyces sp. V1I1, one region includes:
- a CDS encoding Ku protein, whose amino-acid sequence MEALARTGMVGVAKLAIRSRERLALLRPRRGVLVVQPLLWEDELREPGDLAPSAPVTDRELALAEVLIRELTGVEKRELHDEYGHALEQLIAAKVSGGELAESPAQTMPAVDLMAALEESVRAARAERGD is encoded by the coding sequence GTGGAGGCCCTCGCCCGCACCGGAATGGTTGGCGTGGCCAAGCTCGCCATCAGAAGCCGGGAGCGCCTGGCACTGCTGCGCCCGCGCCGTGGCGTGCTGGTCGTTCAGCCCCTGCTCTGGGAAGACGAGTTGCGTGAACCCGGTGATCTGGCTCCGTCGGCGCCGGTCACGGACCGGGAGCTGGCGCTGGCCGAGGTGCTGATCAGGGAGCTGACGGGTGTCGAGAAGCGCGAGCTGCATGACGAGTACGGACACGCGCTTGAGCAGCTGATCGCGGCAAAGGTCAGCGGTGGCGAGCTGGCCGAGTCGCCAGCGCAGACGATGCCGGCAGTGGATCTGATGGCCGCCCTGGAGGAGAGCGTACGAGCGGCGCGGGCCGAGCGCGGCGACTGA
- a CDS encoding carboxymuconolactone decarboxylase family protein: MSAETRQDRFEHGMKVLAAVDGEAGQRVIDSLADVSPELGHQVVAWAFGDIYDRPGLAPRDRQLVTLGILTALGGCEPQLEVHVNAALNVGLTPNEIVEALLHSAVYCGMPKVLNATSVAKKVFAERGLLPVTE; the protein is encoded by the coding sequence ATGTCGGCCGAGACCAGGCAAGACCGCTTCGAGCACGGTATGAAGGTGCTTGCCGCTGTCGACGGCGAAGCGGGCCAACGTGTCATCGACTCGCTGGCCGATGTCTCGCCCGAACTGGGCCATCAGGTCGTCGCCTGGGCATTCGGCGACATCTACGACCGCCCGGGGCTCGCGCCCCGCGACCGCCAGCTGGTCACGCTCGGCATTCTCACCGCCCTCGGTGGCTGCGAGCCCCAGCTGGAGGTCCACGTCAACGCCGCACTCAACGTCGGCCTGACACCCAACGAGATCGTTGAGGCCCTGCTGCACTCCGCCGTCTACTGCGGCATGCCCAAGGTTCTCAACGCCACCTCCGTCGCCAAGAAGGTCTTTGCCGAACGCGGGTTGCTGCCGGTTACGGAGTGA
- a CDS encoding DUF5988 family protein — protein sequence MHQSNLVLLQGGPDDLPQVWVLPPGGCGEPVKILRHNAYEHFEFTHEYRTLHGETMPVYRWTYRTYIAE from the coding sequence ATGCACCAATCGAATCTAGTGCTTCTTCAAGGAGGCCCGGACGACCTTCCTCAAGTCTGGGTGTTGCCACCCGGAGGATGCGGAGAGCCGGTCAAGATATTGCGCCACAACGCCTACGAGCACTTCGAGTTCACGCACGAGTACCGCACTCTGCACGGTGAAACAATGCCTGTTTACCGTTGGACCTACCGCACCTACATCGCCGAGTGA
- a CDS encoding nuclease produces MVDPVQILWSPAGATMPSLGSRALADVHDGDTPNIRMPIRMLSVDTPEVTAGSAERAALIDAEFSQLAEWIRQGDAPISPGLADFLLPKLETGRAGSLHFQQGTEASDFSKENIARRLARPNGRPRNLFIHTAEAPFDDNHRLLAYIAPNFSAQERKTMPREERSTFNLDLIAAGWAAPFIIYPSIPGELDLPLLLAAGDKAVAEGQGIWASDETLLAYEYRAVEKLHDITKKKIEGRSLTPRELFAWRSRYCVDMRDRVLHGPENYFEVPPVYRLWLWPQDVQEAVARLNLRPSPRLVGAD; encoded by the coding sequence GTGGTCGATCCCGTACAGATCCTGTGGTCACCCGCCGGTGCCACGATGCCGTCGCTGGGCTCCCGCGCGCTGGCAGACGTGCACGACGGCGACACCCCGAACATTCGGATGCCGATCCGTATGCTCTCCGTCGACACCCCTGAGGTGACGGCGGGCTCGGCGGAACGGGCGGCGCTGATCGACGCGGAGTTCTCGCAACTCGCCGAGTGGATCCGCCAGGGCGACGCCCCGATCTCTCCTGGGCTCGCGGACTTTCTCCTCCCGAAGCTGGAAACGGGCCGCGCGGGCAGCCTGCACTTCCAGCAGGGCACGGAGGCGTCCGACTTCTCGAAGGAGAACATCGCCAGACGACTGGCCCGCCCCAACGGCCGCCCGCGGAACCTGTTCATCCACACGGCGGAGGCTCCGTTCGATGACAACCACCGTCTGCTGGCGTACATAGCCCCCAACTTCTCGGCGCAGGAACGCAAGACGATGCCGAGGGAGGAACGCTCGACCTTCAACCTCGACCTGATCGCGGCGGGTTGGGCGGCGCCCTTCATCATCTACCCGTCGATCCCTGGCGAGCTGGACCTTCCGCTGCTGCTGGCCGCGGGCGACAAGGCGGTGGCGGAGGGGCAGGGCATCTGGGCGTCGGACGAGACGCTGCTGGCGTACGAGTACCGCGCCGTCGAAAAGCTCCACGACATCACCAAGAAGAAGATCGAAGGACGGTCCTTGACTCCGCGCGAGCTGTTCGCGTGGCGGAGCCGGTACTGCGTGGACATGCGCGACCGGGTGCTGCACGGGCCGGAGAACTACTTCGAGGTGCCGCCGGTCTATCGGCTGTGGCTGTGGCCGCAGGATGTACAGGAGGCGGTGGCAAGGCTGAATCTGCGGCCATCTCCGAGGCTGGTGGGCGCCGACTAG
- a CDS encoding ATP-binding protein, which yields MSADARDVSRIRRLAKEFLTGLKLSPTARDDALLIISELVTNAVLHALPPAALRVRCIQHHVLRIEVTDGGPHPNPPPKTDQHEEHGRGMLIVAAMAVRYGTITHAGGSTCWAELNP from the coding sequence GTGAGTGCCGATGCCAGAGACGTCAGCCGGATACGGCGCCTTGCGAAGGAATTCCTAACAGGACTGAAATTGTCGCCTACGGCGCGTGACGATGCTCTGCTCATCATCTCCGAACTCGTCACCAACGCGGTACTTCACGCCCTGCCGCCGGCCGCGCTGCGAGTGCGCTGCATCCAGCACCATGTCCTGCGGATCGAAGTCACCGACGGCGGTCCGCACCCCAATCCACCGCCGAAAACTGACCAGCATGAGGAACACGGCCGCGGCATGCTCATCGTTGCCGCCATGGCGGTTCGGTACGGCACGATCACACACGCAGGCGGATCCACCTGCTGGGCGGAGCTCAACCCCTGA
- a CDS encoding cytochrome P450 — translation MARRFVEHVRRQQPWLSKLCDQLLEPVVQTLRNGAADMTALAEAFPRDTIMHLLGLFPGDRDLVSMLVADIFPTSGPLPGQDRAGAAAMRRLTDYLQGEVVRRRRAPGDDLMSELVRAHTDCPEALPHDELISVLTGLMVAGYPQIAAGIETGVVLMMRHPDRAVFLDDPVRARLFVDEVLRYDAPVQFTPAPRIPTKAVVLSGVTIPAGAQVWPVLGAANRDPGVFSQPDEFRPGRDGSRHLSFGGGAHYCLGAELVYLEMSMLLRRLRHRLPDLAPAQPPCQRFGRLRGFTSVPVIRGER, via the coding sequence GTGGCCAGGCGATTTGTCGAGCATGTGCGACGTCAGCAGCCGTGGCTCAGCAAGCTCTGCGACCAACTGCTCGAACCTGTGGTCCAGACCCTCCGTAACGGGGCGGCCGACATGACCGCACTCGCCGAGGCATTTCCCCGCGACACGATCATGCACTTGCTCGGGTTGTTCCCGGGTGATCGAGACCTCGTGTCGATGCTCGTCGCCGACATCTTTCCCACTTCCGGGCCCTTGCCCGGCCAGGACCGTGCTGGTGCTGCGGCGATGCGGCGGCTCACCGACTACCTTCAGGGGGAAGTGGTTCGCCGGCGCCGCGCACCTGGCGATGATCTGATGTCCGAACTCGTCCGTGCGCACACCGACTGCCCTGAGGCTCTGCCTCATGACGAACTGATCAGTGTTCTCACCGGACTCATGGTCGCCGGGTACCCGCAGATAGCTGCGGGGATCGAGACCGGGGTCGTTCTGATGATGCGCCACCCGGACCGGGCGGTCTTCCTGGACGACCCCGTCCGCGCCCGGCTGTTCGTCGACGAGGTGCTCCGCTACGACGCGCCCGTACAGTTCACCCCCGCCCCCCGAATCCCCACGAAAGCGGTGGTCCTCAGCGGAGTGACGATACCGGCGGGGGCACAGGTCTGGCCGGTGCTGGGTGCCGCCAACCGGGATCCCGGAGTGTTCTCACAGCCGGATGAGTTCAGGCCGGGGCGCGACGGCTCACGTCACCTGAGCTTCGGCGGAGGTGCGCACTACTGCCTGGGCGCCGAACTGGTGTACCTGGAGATGTCGATGCTGCTGCGGCGGCTACGGCACCGTCTTCCGGATCTCGCGCCGGCACAGCCCCCTTGTCAGCGGTTCGGGCGGCTACGCGGTTTCACGTCAGTTCCTGTCATACGTGGGGAGCGCTGA
- a CDS encoding triacylglycerol lipase, with product MRLRSSLATFTVSAVLLLTATTTASASAPSHATTTGQIELGASAPPRKDSTQRPVFFIKGYAPGDECGSKWDSAAKLFKKWKGKLHRVGYLETDDPGCDVRIDPKGKGTVDTSLKDLGRGLAWKIHDMYSSKGQTVDVVAHSMGGLIVRAALAGYAQGDPTWPDELFVEDVVNLGTPQKAAWLGAACLPNLQCREMYYPNGAFRRWLGPKLHQAQGGTDWTLISSNADFSVSAGNGAPTDVGAQHLVRYSERAGLGHSHLRTKRAAGVYPLRYTNNGGAWGSQVRGAAPLRATMNALYWHKRW from the coding sequence ATGAGACTCCGTTCGTCCCTCGCGACGTTCACGGTGAGCGCCGTTCTCCTGCTCACGGCGACCACCACAGCAAGCGCTTCCGCCCCCTCCCATGCGACCACGACCGGCCAGATTGAGCTTGGGGCCTCAGCGCCTCCACGGAAGGACAGCACACAGCGTCCCGTCTTCTTCATCAAGGGATACGCGCCCGGTGACGAATGCGGCAGTAAGTGGGACTCCGCTGCCAAGCTGTTCAAGAAGTGGAAGGGGAAGTTACACCGTGTCGGCTACCTCGAAACAGACGACCCGGGGTGCGATGTGCGGATTGACCCCAAGGGGAAGGGCACGGTTGACACGTCCCTGAAGGATCTGGGACGCGGGCTGGCATGGAAGATCCACGACATGTATTCGTCCAAGGGGCAGACCGTCGACGTCGTCGCCCATTCCATGGGTGGGCTCATCGTCCGTGCTGCACTGGCTGGATACGCACAGGGCGACCCGACCTGGCCGGACGAGCTGTTCGTGGAAGATGTCGTCAATCTGGGCACCCCACAAAAGGCCGCTTGGCTGGGCGCTGCCTGCCTCCCCAACCTTCAGTGCCGGGAGATGTACTACCCGAATGGCGCCTTCCGGCGCTGGCTTGGACCGAAGCTCCACCAGGCACAGGGGGGAACGGACTGGACCCTTATCAGCTCGAATGCTGACTTCTCTGTCAGCGCTGGGAACGGTGCCCCCACTGACGTTGGGGCGCAGCATCTGGTGCGCTACTCGGAGCGAGCGGGCCTTGGCCACAGCCACCTGCGCACGAAAAGGGCAGCAGGCGTATACCCACTCCGGTACACCAACAACGGTGGTGCCTGGGGATCCCAGGTGCGCGGCGCCGCACCCCTGCGAGCAACCATGAACGCCCTGTACTGGCACAAGCGATGGTGA
- a CDS encoding SAM-dependent methyltransferase: MVSDNRSEATSIPFDVPTSARAYGWMLGGKDNYDIDREFLLSTLPDFPECVDIARQNRQFLYRAVRYLAREAGIRQFIDMGCGLPTDDNVHQVAQHFAPDARVVYVDIDPIVLAHGQALLADDATTAVITGDMRDQQAILDHPDVDRLIDFSEPVAVLFLSVVHHLSDADTPRRVLRTIIDQAAPGSYLGLSQVVSDDPATCSEMTAHISGRGIPWQTRTPAELDGFLDGLEPIEPGLVNLADWRPDTDQPPLAPVHPALTPYLGATKVNQRVYEYGGVLRTS, translated from the coding sequence GTGGTCAGTGACAATCGGTCCGAGGCGACCTCGATACCCTTCGACGTGCCGACCTCGGCGCGGGCTTATGGCTGGATGCTGGGGGGCAAGGACAACTACGACATCGACCGGGAGTTCCTCCTCTCCACCCTGCCGGACTTCCCCGAGTGTGTGGACATTGCCAGACAGAACCGCCAGTTCCTGTACCGGGCAGTGCGCTACCTGGCGCGGGAGGCGGGGATACGCCAATTCATCGACATGGGGTGCGGGTTGCCCACTGACGACAATGTGCACCAGGTCGCCCAGCACTTCGCGCCGGACGCCCGCGTCGTCTATGTCGACATCGACCCGATCGTGCTGGCGCACGGCCAGGCGCTGCTGGCCGACGATGCCACCACCGCGGTGATCACCGGCGATATGCGCGACCAGCAGGCCATCCTCGACCATCCCGACGTGGACCGGCTGATCGACTTCAGTGAGCCGGTGGCTGTGCTGTTCCTATCGGTGGTGCACCACCTCAGCGATGCCGACACTCCCCGCCGGGTCCTTCGGACGATCATCGACCAGGCAGCACCGGGCAGCTACTTGGGACTGTCGCAGGTAGTCTCCGACGACCCGGCCACGTGCTCGGAAATGACCGCGCACATCTCTGGGCGCGGCATCCCCTGGCAGACTCGCACCCCCGCCGAACTCGACGGCTTCCTGGACGGGCTGGAGCCGATAGAGCCGGGATTGGTGAACTTGGCGGACTGGCGCCCTGACACCGACCAGCCGCCGCTTGCCCCGGTGCACCCGGCCCTGACCCCCTACCTCGGCGCCACCAAGGTGAACCAACGCGTCTACGAGTACGGCGGGGTGCTCCGCACGTCTTGA
- a CDS encoding LexA family transcriptional regulator → MNEITETQHRILICVREWIAEHGEGPTIREIGQQVGLSSTSSTAYQLGKLEQHEMISRNARSWRSIRLC, encoded by the coding sequence ATGAACGAGATCACCGAGACACAGCACCGGATCCTGATCTGCGTCCGTGAGTGGATCGCCGAGCACGGCGAGGGGCCGACGATCCGGGAGATCGGTCAGCAGGTCGGTCTGTCCAGCACGAGTTCGACGGCGTACCAGCTCGGGAAGCTGGAGCAGCACGAGATGATCAGCCGCAATGCCCGGAGCTGGCGCTCCATCCGCCTCTGCTAG
- a CDS encoding zinc ribbon domain-containing protein — MNGSGPNEHADSVHVFLESAPCSTFLDAAVRVYEAIRPGFPYSCFGVLVGSMRGESARIERVEFGRPAIAGCAYDDSGHLVDAGHPGAIEREEFVELQKSLAESKTADKTPAYDYLLSGGLSKCGNCEQELSGARTNAGNPGYRCRPKEKDGRGGCGTVRIDALLLETHVAEYVVPQLSKPGVRAQIERAGRRVAKQAEEFREEIQGLEKRRTDLAGPYARGEIRLDAFKAADQEITGQVKALRSRLRYAEQMASFSLGGVKDLVRWWNHAPFGSKRALAMLLLEKVEVFSARDRGVREIEPGRVKLHWRKLS; from the coding sequence ATGAACGGTAGTGGTCCCAATGAACACGCGGACAGTGTGCATGTCTTCCTGGAGAGTGCCCCTTGCTCCACGTTCCTCGACGCCGCTGTTCGTGTCTATGAAGCGATCAGGCCGGGCTTCCCCTACTCGTGCTTCGGTGTGCTGGTCGGGTCGATGCGTGGCGAAAGTGCCCGCATCGAGCGCGTCGAGTTCGGCCGCCCGGCCATCGCAGGCTGCGCGTACGACGACAGCGGCCATCTGGTCGACGCGGGGCATCCGGGCGCGATTGAACGGGAAGAGTTCGTCGAACTCCAGAAGTCGCTGGCCGAGAGCAAGACGGCAGACAAGACTCCCGCCTATGACTACCTGCTCTCTGGAGGCCTGAGCAAATGCGGCAACTGTGAGCAGGAGCTGTCAGGGGCTCGCACGAACGCGGGCAACCCCGGGTACCGGTGCCGTCCGAAGGAGAAGGACGGGCGGGGCGGGTGTGGCACGGTCCGTATCGATGCCCTGTTGCTGGAGACGCATGTGGCCGAGTACGTCGTGCCGCAGTTGTCGAAGCCTGGCGTTCGAGCCCAGATCGAGCGTGCGGGTCGTCGTGTGGCCAAGCAGGCCGAGGAGTTCCGGGAGGAGATCCAGGGGTTGGAGAAGCGGCGGACGGATCTCGCCGGCCCGTATGCCAGGGGCGAGATCCGTCTTGATGCTTTCAAGGCTGCCGATCAGGAGATCACCGGGCAGGTGAAGGCTCTACGGTCGCGCCTGCGGTACGCCGAGCAGATGGCTTCCTTCTCTCTCGGTGGGGTGAAGGATCTGGTGCGGTGGTGGAACCATGCGCCATTCGGGTCCAAGCGCGCTCTCGCGATGTTGCTGCTGGAGAAGGTGGAGGTCTTCTCAGCGAGGGACCGCGGGGTACGGGAGATCGAGCCCGGCCGCGTCAAGCTGCACTGGCGCAAGCTCAGCTAG